The sequence CCACGCGGCCATCGACCGCGAGGGTGGCGTCTGCGGTCCCGTCGCGGTCGCCGACGTTCTGGACCGCCACGTCGACCGTCACCGACTCGTCGACCGGGACCGCGGTGACGGCCTCGTTACCCTCGTCTTCGAGGAACTCCCAGGCTCGGCTCTCTCCCTCGAGGGCATCGCGCTCGAGTTCGTACGCGAAGGTCACTCCCTGCAGGTCGAACGCCTCGCCGTGTTCGTGCTGGCTCCACATCTCTGGCGTCGCGCTCGTCTCGACGTACCGTTCGGCGATCGCGCGGACGTCCTCGCCGCCAGCCTGCTCGAGCACCACCATGTAGGCCTCGCCGTCGAGCGTTCCCTCGCCGGCGTTGATTACGCGGAAGACGTCCTCGGCAGTTCGATCGCCGTGGGTCGAAAGCCTGAGCTGGCGGTCGATCTCACCGTAGACGAGTCGGCCTTTCGCGTACTCCGTGTACTCGTCGTCCCACGTATCTGGCTCTGTGAGGACCGCGTCGGAAAACGGCGCACGCTCGCCGACCGAGAGGAAGCGGCTGTACTCCTCGAAGTCGATCAGCCCCTTCTCGAAGGCGAGCGTGGCCGCGTAGTAGTCGGCCTGGGCTTCCACGAGCCACCGCGTTTCGTCCGTCACGCCGACGTCCTCGCCGCGGTAACCCTGCCGAACGTGGACGTACTCGTGGAGCCAGACGTTCCCTGCCTCGGCGAGCGCGTTGTCGGCACCCACCCAGACGTTTCCGTCGCCGTAGTGGACGCCCTGTGGCCCCCAGTCGTCGTGGGCCGGCACCGCCACCACGAACACTTCGCCGCTGCGCTCGCCCACGTCGAGTCGCTGGCTGGCCCAGGCGAGCGTCTCGAGGATCTCTCCGGGATCGTCCACGAGGTCCTCTTCGGCAGCCTCGGGGACGACCAGTCGGATCGTCTCCCCGCCGACACTTCGCTCGTACTCGGTCACCGGCCCGAAGAAGGCGATATCGCCGCCGGTCGCCCCCGGCCCGTCGACGACGACGGTCTCCTCGAAGCCGACCGAGGAGGTCTGGCGCACCGAGACGCTGATTCCCGGCACCTGCACGACGGCCCACTCGCCGGTGTCGAGGAATGCGTAGCCGTCGTGGTCGCCGTGACCCCCGCCGACCCGGTCTGCCGGCATCCCGAACCGGATCGACGGCTCCTCGCTCTCCTCGTCCCAGCGGTAGGTCCCGTCGGCCGTCTCCTCGAAGCCGTCCAGCGCGACCACGTCGGCTCGAGAGCCGAGGTCGACCTCGAAGCCGACGACGGCACCGGGCACGTCGAAGGTCTTCTCGGTCTCGAACTCGCCCGGTCGGTCGGGCAGGTGTCTGAGCGTCGTCGTCCGGTGGAGGACGTCCTCGCTACTGCCAGTCGTCGTGCTCGCGACCGGCACATCCGGGCCACGGAGGAGCGTCGGCTCGAGACCGGACCCGGAAGCGACGTGACTCGAGGCGATTCCCTCGGCGTGGACGCTACTCCCGGCGCGGTCGCCGGTCCCACCGTAACCGGGACCGACGCCAGCCGCGCTGGCCACACCAGCCGGCAGGC is a genomic window of Natrarchaeobaculum aegyptiacum containing:
- a CDS encoding CARDB domain-containing protein → MKQLVPFVLVALLVVSLPAGVASAAGVGPGYGGTGDRAGSSVHAEGIASSHVASGSGLEPTLLRGPDVPVASTTTGSSEDVLHRTTTLRHLPDRPGEFETEKTFDVPGAVVGFEVDLGSRADVVALDGFEETADGTYRWDEESEEPSIRFGMPADRVGGGHGDHDGYAFLDTGEWAVVQVPGISVSVRQTSSVGFEETVVVDGPGATGGDIAFFGPVTEYERSVGGETIRLVVPEAAEEDLVDDPGEILETLAWASQRLDVGERSGEVFVVAVPAHDDWGPQGVHYGDGNVWVGADNALAEAGNVWLHEYVHVRQGYRGEDVGVTDETRWLVEAQADYYAATLAFEKGLIDFEEYSRFLSVGERAPFSDAVLTEPDTWDDEYTEYAKGRLVYGEIDRQLRLSTHGDRTAEDVFRVINAGEGTLDGEAYMVVLEQAGGEDVRAIAERYVETSATPEMWSQHEHGEAFDLQGVTFAYELERDALEGESRAWEFLEDEGNEAVTAVPVDESVTVDVAVQNVGDRDGTADATLAVDGRVVDYAQPTLEAGAETTETLEWTPTEPGVYDLRVGDERVTVFVRSGASVTSSVLGIEPTTVAPGEPVTAQATLENVGDDPAAAIVLFRTHEGVVAEHPVLLAGGESTTLEQELVFDGEGEYEVAVGTQGGESDDRSATVVVEDSPVPGVDGVSGFGVAGALVALLVGLSVALLGQGSRGRR